A part of Haladaptatus caseinilyticus genomic DNA contains:
- a CDS encoding sugar phosphate isomerase/epimerase family protein produces MKHKYGLNQAGFPASEIEETSAILSSADYDGLEPNYIVDGLLTTPDGCERVRRAADEHDLSVPAVSTTLHWEYPLSSADEERRRQGIDVATSMVDAAVTLGADEILIVPAVVTPGSKYNDHYDRAVDSVREIVGYAADADVGVAIENVQNNFLYSPREFAEFLERVEDAGSVTAYFDIGNGFRSGLPDRWIRALGDWISKIHVKDWMTNAHRPTYPLQGNIDWESVINALDDIGYRGWITGEVPPYNSAPHRMPSQLLETMQYLFETNENDCRSELTGA; encoded by the coding sequence ATGAAGCACAAGTACGGACTCAATCAGGCCGGGTTTCCGGCATCGGAAATCGAGGAGACAAGTGCGATACTATCGTCAGCAGACTACGATGGACTCGAACCAAACTACATCGTTGACGGGCTGTTGACGACCCCGGACGGATGCGAGCGCGTTCGAAGAGCCGCGGACGAACACGACCTGTCCGTTCCCGCCGTCTCGACCACACTGCATTGGGAATACCCTCTTTCGAGCGCAGATGAAGAACGACGTCGACAGGGAATCGACGTTGCGACATCGATGGTGGATGCAGCGGTAACGCTTGGCGCGGACGAGATTCTCATTGTCCCTGCCGTCGTTACGCCCGGCTCGAAGTACAACGACCATTACGACCGTGCGGTCGATTCGGTTCGTGAAATCGTGGGCTACGCGGCGGATGCGGACGTCGGCGTCGCAATAGAGAACGTCCAGAATAACTTCCTCTACTCACCACGCGAGTTCGCCGAGTTCTTGGAACGCGTCGAGGACGCTGGGTCAGTGACCGCCTACTTCGACATCGGAAACGGGTTTCGGTCCGGTCTCCCGGACCGATGGATTCGCGCGCTCGGCGACTGGATTTCGAAAATCCACGTAAAGGACTGGATGACGAACGCACATCGCCCGACGTACCCGCTGCAAGGGAACATCGATTGGGAGAGCGTCATCAACGCGCTTGACGATATTGGGTATCGGGGTTGGATTACCGGTGAGGTTCCGCCTTACAACTCCGCCCCACATCGAATGCCGAGCCAGTTGCTTGAGACCATGCAGTATCTGTTCGAAACGAATGAAAACGACTGCCGGTCCGAACTTACCGGGGCGTAA
- a CDS encoding NAD(P)-dependent oxidoreductase — translation MTRTIVVDPLFEDVWPLAADHLHKLWNGTDTEVEFIRLSETRETSLRDAVDSPEAVEQLVSLGVRTSEAGLDEFTNLKEAFVMTTSMYGPDEALTASLTDRGVTVHDHTGEGFWSESVAEFGIGLTIDALRQIPQKYEKMKRSHDPWDVDLLDNEIPGARGHQFADDPNFVTGTIARKNVRVAGIGNIGSRYASTADHLGADVAAYDPFADESCFHSTGSRRVYDLDELVRDADIFAPTIPLTDATEGVITKSHIDALPTGSILVLITRAGICDMDAVRDRVLANELVLAADVWDEEPLSLDDPLLDRDNVVHTPHIAGRTQDANERWAEHLAAHFDSI, via the coding sequence ATGACCCGCACAATCGTTGTCGATCCGCTGTTCGAAGACGTATGGCCGCTCGCCGCAGACCACCTGCACAAACTCTGGAACGGAACCGATACCGAAGTCGAGTTCATTCGACTGTCAGAAACGAGGGAGACGAGCCTTCGCGATGCCGTCGATTCGCCGGAAGCAGTCGAACAGCTCGTTTCGCTCGGCGTGCGAACTTCCGAAGCCGGCCTCGATGAGTTTACAAACTTAAAAGAGGCATTCGTGATGACCACGTCGATGTATGGTCCCGATGAAGCACTCACTGCCTCCCTAACCGACCGAGGCGTGACCGTACATGATCACACCGGCGAGGGGTTCTGGAGCGAGTCCGTTGCCGAGTTCGGTATCGGCCTCACAATCGACGCTCTCAGGCAAATCCCACAGAAATACGAGAAAATGAAACGGTCACACGATCCGTGGGATGTCGATCTCTTGGACAACGAGATTCCGGGTGCCCGCGGTCACCAGTTTGCCGACGACCCGAATTTCGTTACCGGAACCATCGCAAGGAAGAACGTCCGCGTTGCCGGTATCGGAAACATAGGAAGTCGGTACGCGTCCACCGCTGACCACCTTGGTGCCGACGTCGCCGCATACGACCCGTTCGCGGACGAATCGTGCTTTCACAGCACCGGTTCGCGTCGCGTCTACGACCTCGACGAGCTGGTCCGCGATGCAGACATCTTTGCCCCGACGATTCCGCTTACTGACGCGACGGAGGGTGTGATAACCAAATCCCATATCGATGCGCTTCCGACCGGGTCGATACTCGTGTTGATCACTCGTGCGGGTATTTGCGATATGGATGCGGTTCGAGACCGAGTGCTCGCGAACGAACTCGTCCTCGCCGCAGACGTATGGGACGAGGAACCGCTCTCACTTGACGACCCCCTACTCGATCGTGACAACGTGGTTCACACACCGCATATTGCGGGTCGGACGCAGGATGCGAACGAACGATGGGCAGAACACCTCGCTGCACACTTCGACTCAATTTAA
- a CDS encoding AGE family epimerase/isomerase, which translates to MMTSPNYHDPWVLRQQMHRVLNFYYPDCIDNRYGGYIAQLDERDGFVYDGRTKHLVATARAVHNFSVGTLIDGPVWCRAAAEHGLQFLSNHHWDEANKGYDWLLEGRNTADATRFCYGHAFVLLAAARAVEAGIPGASDELERSFDVIDDRFWEPEHGLCADRADECWDIATYRGQNANMHACEAFIAAYEATEEKRYLDRAYSIAEGLAKTLAAETDGKIWEHYDRNWGHDMSYNEDEPRHQFRPWGYQPGHHAEWSKLLSTLATHRSESWLQPTARDLFNIAIEDGWDDDYGGFYYTVDSDGQPVIPDKYSWPVTEAIGAAALLGRTDEQYLDWYDRLWEYAARHFIDPNHGNWYERLTREHKRDGPNRGVAVEPGYHPLNNAYVALDVVE; encoded by the coding sequence ATGATGACTTCACCGAACTATCACGACCCATGGGTACTCCGACAGCAGATGCACCGTGTGTTGAACTTCTACTATCCCGACTGTATCGATAACCGATACGGCGGCTACATCGCCCAGCTTGACGAACGGGATGGGTTCGTATACGACGGACGAACAAAACACCTCGTTGCAACCGCCCGGGCGGTCCATAACTTCAGCGTCGGCACCCTCATCGATGGGCCGGTGTGGTGTCGAGCGGCGGCAGAACACGGGCTTCAGTTCCTCTCAAACCATCACTGGGATGAGGCGAACAAGGGATACGATTGGCTTCTCGAGGGTCGCAACACCGCGGACGCGACTCGGTTTTGCTACGGTCACGCGTTCGTTCTTCTCGCGGCCGCACGGGCGGTCGAAGCGGGTATTCCCGGCGCGAGCGATGAACTTGAACGCTCGTTCGACGTCATCGACGACCGATTCTGGGAACCGGAACACGGATTATGTGCTGACCGTGCTGACGAATGCTGGGACATCGCCACGTATCGCGGACAGAACGCAAACATGCACGCTTGCGAGGCCTTCATCGCGGCTTACGAAGCAACCGAGGAAAAACGCTATCTGGACCGGGCGTACTCCATCGCCGAGGGGCTCGCCAAGACTCTCGCCGCCGAGACCGATGGCAAAATTTGGGAACACTACGACCGGAATTGGGGCCACGACATGTCGTACAACGAGGACGAGCCTCGACATCAGTTCCGTCCGTGGGGATATCAACCGGGGCACCACGCGGAGTGGTCGAAACTTCTCTCGACCCTTGCGACACACCGCTCCGAATCGTGGCTCCAACCAACAGCAAGAGACCTCTTCAACATCGCAATCGAGGACGGTTGGGATGACGACTACGGCGGGTTCTATTACACCGTCGATAGCGACGGGCAGCCGGTCATTCCGGACAAGTATAGTTGGCCGGTTACGGAAGCTATCGGTGCCGCGGCGCTACTTGGGCGGACGGATGAGCAATATCTCGATTGGTACGACCGCTTGTGGGAGTATGCAGCACGGCACTTCATCGATCCGAACCACGGAAACTGGTACGAACGGCTGACACGGGAACACAAACGCGATGGGCCGAACCGAGGTGTGGCAGTCGAACCTGGATATCATCCGCTCAACAACGCTTACGTCGCACTGGACGTTGTCGAGTAG